In Stomoxys calcitrans chromosome 2, idStoCalc2.1, whole genome shotgun sequence, the following proteins share a genomic window:
- the LOC106081765 gene encoding bifunctional methylenetetrahydrofolate dehydrogenase/cyclohydrolase, mitochondrial isoform X1 — MYNFRLILRTNILKYSTKCASTYLTRRKFFNISMAHVIDGKAVAAEIRAEIRKDIEEFVEKGNRKPHLTAIIVGDDVASQTYVQMKMNAAKDVGITSETKRLPAEATEKELLDLIESLNNDKSVDGILVQLPVPDHMNERKICNAVICEKDVDGFNVFNVGRMCLDMNSMIPATPLGVIELIKRAGIETFGKNAVVVGRSKNVSMPIAMLMHADGRNETNAMDATVTICHRFTPPKELAKYCSMADIIITATGVPGLITKEMVKPGACVIDVGITRITDPNTGKTKLVGDVDYDEVRQVAGYITPVPGGVGPMTVAMLMHNTFTAAKNLAAASTKS, encoded by the exons ATGTACAATTTTCGTTTAATATTAAGAAcaaatatattgaaatatagtACAAAATGTGCATCTACTTACTTGACCCGTCGTAAATTCTTTAATATCAG CATGGCTCATGTTATTGATGGAAAAGCTGTAGCAGCAGAAATTCGTGCTGAAATTCGCAAAGATATTGAAGAGTTTGTGGAAAAGGGGAATAGAAAACCCCATTTAACGGCTATAATCGTGGGTGACGATGTGGCCAGCCAAACGTATGTACAAATGAAAATGAACGCCGCCAAAGATGTTGGCATCACCAGTGAAACTAAACGTTTGCCCGCCGAAGCTACTGAAAAGGAACTCCTAGATCTTATAGAAAGTTTAAATAATGATAAAAGCGTTGATGGTATTTTAGTGCAATTGCCAGTTCCTGATCATATGAACGAACGTAAAATATGCAATGCGGTTATATgtgagaaagatgtcgatggttTTAATGTCTTCAATGTGGGCCGTATGTGTTTGGACATGAATTCAATGATACCTGCAACGCCCTTGGGTGTTATTGAATTAATAAAACGCGCTGGCATAGAGACTTTCGGCAAAAATGCTGTGGTAGTGGGACGTTCTAAGAATGTCAGCATGCCAATTGCCATGCTAATGCATGCAGATGGTCGCAATGAGACAAATGCCATGGATGCAACCGTTACCATTTGCCATCGTTTCACACCACCCAAGGAATTGGCCAAATACTGTTCCATGGCTGATATTATTATAACGGCCACCGGTGTACCAGGTTTGATAACCAAGGAGATGGTAAAACCGGGCGCATGTGTAATAGATGTGGGTATAACTCGTATTACGGATCCAAACACAGGCAAAACTAAATTAGTAGGCGATGTTGATTATGACG AAGTTCGACAAGTTGCCGGCTACATAACTCCAGTCCCCGGCGGTGTTGGTCCCATGACGGTCGCCATGTTAATGCACAACACCTTTACAGCAGCCAAAAACTTGGCCGCCGCCTCCACTAAGAGTTAA
- the LOC106081774 gene encoding nuclear factor NF-kappa-B p110 subunit: MLPHCFQSNDKDIVDMDTKERIRYNSESSMSGTSGYSTTSPGPGNSPNSTGYSPVHSPASTILQSEFSNLTIPQQNSYQQIHSSSPQYMQLQNVPLNQQTTAYVTTSTSSNYSNIAVNYSFGNLETTTNTSTMPVNYQNNYTPSSYMAVKREYAATIRISEQPVEKFRFRYKSEMHGTHGSLNGANSVRNTKSFPEIELCGYKGDAVIRCSLFQTNRDSPHSHQLVVRKDDHDICDPHELKVSETTGYYVEFKNMGIIHTAKKFIVEELLKKKRRRKHFELGRDTLTTKEEQELFKETEKEAKDMNLNQVRLCFEAFLVDANNLYTPIAAPVYSNPINNRKSAQTGDLRITRLSIATGSVIGGEDLILLVEKVSKKNIKVRFFEMKDDEMLWEAYASFRESDVHHQYAIVCRTPPYVNKEIDKPVEVFIELERPSDDERSYPPVSFRYKPRDAVISRKRRRTCSTMSGSSGSNSGSLSSGDIPKTIEEQQLNQQQMQQLPSGDLFPLKNISEEIDKLINSPDFKRKFKNFSEENTYFQDILKAVDGDIFSNFTDGLIGGFNEKDGAASNSSESSKSLLHYKKLMISKKLMDTARQNDATSVRCLQKITDIYMKAKSNVSQHKKAAEEIAKHLQEHAEQSELNGDSLMHEMVVNNNGTSAMRLFHILKFFELGQLFNTIINNKNQTALHAACLYDRSQFIRPLLSLGCNPSAQDIKGNTALHIAVREGHMQCLECFLKSEKSVDLNIRNDDGFTPLHLAIRANNDEMASKLILDKDKTVAAVSNRKDGNNALHTVIEQQNLHLVKLILQNQTLAPILHSTNTAGHTPLDLAKQLATSSKQAGEIWSLIRTYSGANTSSKDVNAVPFSDVEDSSSAILVIKEEEQTSSSTDDEDEDSLEPMVTIPVSKDGNVEVETHDMDIEIKTEFENGTPAEITAIELGKALDDTQIFSKLCQALKSNNNWKQVVVVPSFYLKDPETMLNYIKRNVKSIDCHSFAMTLQKIDKNLLSLIKN, translated from the exons ATGTTGCCACATTGCTTTCAATCAAATGACAAGGATATTGTCGATATGGATACTAAGGAAAGAATTCGCTATAATAGCGAATCCTCAATGTCTGGCACCAGTGGTTATTCCACAACATCTCCAGGACCAGGAAATTCTCCCAATTCTACAGGCTATTCACCAGTGCATTCGCCAGCATCGACAATACTACAATCGGAATTCTCCAATTTGACCATACCACAACAGAATTCCTATCAACAAATACATTCGTCCTCGCCGCAGTACATGCAATTACAAAATGTGCCATTAAATCAGCAGACAACAGCATACGTAACCACCTCCACCAGCAGCAACTACAGCAATATTGCTGTAAACTACAGTTTCGGAAActtagaaacaacaacaaatacttcAACCATGCCTGTTAACTATCAAAATAATTACACGCCTTCTTCATATATGGCAGTGAAGCGTGAGTACGCCGCCACAATACGCATTTCAGAACAACCGGTCGAGAAATTCCGTTTCCGATACAAATCCGAAATGCATGGCACTCATGGTTCCCTTAACGGGGCCAATTCAGTGCGCAACACCAAAAGTTTTCCCGAAATCGAATTATGCGGTTACAAGGGTGATGCTGTAATCCGTTGTAGtttatttcaaacaaatcgcgATAGTCCACATAGCCATCAACTTGTTGTGCGCAAGGATGACCATGACATCTGTGATCCCCACGAGCTGAAGGTGTCTGAGACCACTGGTTATTATGTGGAATTCAAAAATATGGGCATCATACACACGGCCAAAAAATTCATTGTGGAGGAGTTGCTGAAGAAGAAACGAAGGCGAAAGCATTTTGAGTTGGGTCGTGATACATTGACAACAAAAGAGGAACAAGAGCTCTTTAAGGAAACTGAGAAGGAGGCGAAGGATATGAATTTAAATCAG GTTCGCTTATGTTTCGAAGCTTTTCTTGTTGATGCAAACAATCTTTATACGCCGATTGCTGCACCGGTGTACTCAAATCCCATTAATAATCGCAAATCAGCTCAAACTGGGGATTTACGCATAACACGATTAAGCATTGCAACCGGCAGTGTAATTGGCGGAGAAGATCTTATACTACTTGTCGAAAAAgttagtaaaaaaaatattaaagttaGGTTTTTCGAAATGAAGGATGATGAAATGTTATGGGAAGCCTATGCCAGTTTCCGAGAATCTGATGTTCATCATCAATATGCCATTGTTTGTCGAACACCGCCATACGTGAATAAAGAAATTGACAAACCTGTTGAAGTTTTTATAGAACTAGAAAGGCCTTCGGACGATGAGCGTAGCTATCCTCCAGTGTCTTTTAGATATAAGCCCAGAGATGCGGTTATATCACGCAAAAGACGGCGCACCTGTTCCACCATGTCTGGCAGCAGTGGCAGTAATTCAGGCTCTTTGAGCTCTGGCGATATACCGAAAACCATAGAAGAGCAGcagctaaatcagcaacaaATGCAGCAACTACCATCTGGCGATCTTTTTCCCCTTAAGAACATATCGGAGGAAATTGATAAGCTTATAAATAGTCCAGATTTTaaacgaaaattcaaaaatttttccgaGGAAAATACATACTTTCAAGATATATTAAAAGCGGTTGATGGagatattttttccaattttaccgATGGCCTAATTGGTGGTTTTAATGAGAAGGATGGAGCTGCCAGCAATTCATCCGAGAGTAGCAAATCGTTGTTACATTACAAAAAGTTAATGATAAGTAAAAAGTTAATGGATACTGCCCGACAAAACGATGCGACATCGGTAAGGTGTCTACAGAAAATCACCGATATATATATGAAGGCCAAATCCAATGTATCTCAGCATAAAAAAGCCGCAGAGGAAATTGCAAAACATTTACAGGAACATGCAGAAcaatcagaactaaatggcgaCTCGCTGATGCACGAAATGGTTGTGAACAACAACGGCACAAGCGCCATGCGTCTATTccatattttaaagtttttcgaATTGGGACAACTGTTcaataccataataaacaacaaaaatcagACGGCATTACATGCTGCCTGTTTATATGACCGTTCCCAATTTATAAGGCCGCTCTTAAGTTTGGGCTGCAATCCCAGCGCGCAGGATATAAAAGGCAACACAGCGTTACACATAGCAGTACGCGAAGGACATATGCAATGTCTGGAGTGTTTCCTGAAGTCTGAAAAAAGCGTTGATTTGAATATAAGAAACGACGATGGATTTACCCCTTTACATTTAGCTATAAGGGCAAACAACGATGAAATGGCTTCAAAGCTAATACTGGATAAGGACAAAACAGTGGCGGCAGTCTCAAATCGAAAAGACGGCAATAATGCCTTGCACACTGTAATAGAGCAACAGAATTTGCATTTGGTCAAACTTATACTTCAAAATCAAACATTAGCACCTATACTACATTCTACAAACACAGCAGGACATACACCTTTGGATTTGGCAAAACAGTTGGCCACCTCCAGTAAACAAGCTGGTGAAATATGGAGCTTAATTCGAACCTATAGCGGTGCCAACACATCATCGAAAGACGTCAATGCTGTACCATTTAGCGATGTAGAAGACAGTAGTTCAGCGAtacttgttataaaagaggaagaACAAACATCCTCATCAACCGATGATGAGGACGAAGATAGCCTAGAGCCAATGGTTACTATACCTGTTTCCAAAGATGGCAATGTGGAAGTTGAAACACATGACATGGACATTGAAATAAAAACCGAATTCGAAAATGGAACTCCAGCTGAAATAACAGCAATTGAATTGGGCAAAGCCTTAGATGACACGCAGATATTCTCCAAATTATGTCAGGCTTTAAAATCCAATAATAACTGGAAACAAGTGGTGGTTGTACCAAGCTTTTACCTTAAGGACCCGGAAACAATGTTAAACTATATCAAGCGCAACGTAAAGAGTATCGACTGTCATTCATTTGCTATGACGCTGCAAAAGatcgataaaaatttactaagtttaataaaaaactag
- the LOC106081765 gene encoding bifunctional methylenetetrahydrofolate dehydrogenase/cyclohydrolase, mitochondrial isoform X2, whose amino-acid sequence MRFITSMAHVIDGKAVAAEIRAEIRKDIEEFVEKGNRKPHLTAIIVGDDVASQTYVQMKMNAAKDVGITSETKRLPAEATEKELLDLIESLNNDKSVDGILVQLPVPDHMNERKICNAVICEKDVDGFNVFNVGRMCLDMNSMIPATPLGVIELIKRAGIETFGKNAVVVGRSKNVSMPIAMLMHADGRNETNAMDATVTICHRFTPPKELAKYCSMADIIITATGVPGLITKEMVKPGACVIDVGITRITDPNTGKTKLVGDVDYDEVRQVAGYITPVPGGVGPMTVAMLMHNTFTAAKNLAAASTKS is encoded by the exons CATGGCTCATGTTATTGATGGAAAAGCTGTAGCAGCAGAAATTCGTGCTGAAATTCGCAAAGATATTGAAGAGTTTGTGGAAAAGGGGAATAGAAAACCCCATTTAACGGCTATAATCGTGGGTGACGATGTGGCCAGCCAAACGTATGTACAAATGAAAATGAACGCCGCCAAAGATGTTGGCATCACCAGTGAAACTAAACGTTTGCCCGCCGAAGCTACTGAAAAGGAACTCCTAGATCTTATAGAAAGTTTAAATAATGATAAAAGCGTTGATGGTATTTTAGTGCAATTGCCAGTTCCTGATCATATGAACGAACGTAAAATATGCAATGCGGTTATATgtgagaaagatgtcgatggttTTAATGTCTTCAATGTGGGCCGTATGTGTTTGGACATGAATTCAATGATACCTGCAACGCCCTTGGGTGTTATTGAATTAATAAAACGCGCTGGCATAGAGACTTTCGGCAAAAATGCTGTGGTAGTGGGACGTTCTAAGAATGTCAGCATGCCAATTGCCATGCTAATGCATGCAGATGGTCGCAATGAGACAAATGCCATGGATGCAACCGTTACCATTTGCCATCGTTTCACACCACCCAAGGAATTGGCCAAATACTGTTCCATGGCTGATATTATTATAACGGCCACCGGTGTACCAGGTTTGATAACCAAGGAGATGGTAAAACCGGGCGCATGTGTAATAGATGTGGGTATAACTCGTATTACGGATCCAAACACAGGCAAAACTAAATTAGTAGGCGATGTTGATTATGACG AAGTTCGACAAGTTGCCGGCTACATAACTCCAGTCCCCGGCGGTGTTGGTCCCATGACGGTCGCCATGTTAATGCACAACACCTTTACAGCAGCCAAAAACTTGGCCGCCGCCTCCACTAAGAGTTAA
- the LOC106081765 gene encoding bifunctional methylenetetrahydrofolate dehydrogenase/cyclohydrolase, mitochondrial isoform X3, translating to MAHVIDGKAVAAEIRAEIRKDIEEFVEKGNRKPHLTAIIVGDDVASQTYVQMKMNAAKDVGITSETKRLPAEATEKELLDLIESLNNDKSVDGILVQLPVPDHMNERKICNAVICEKDVDGFNVFNVGRMCLDMNSMIPATPLGVIELIKRAGIETFGKNAVVVGRSKNVSMPIAMLMHADGRNETNAMDATVTICHRFTPPKELAKYCSMADIIITATGVPGLITKEMVKPGACVIDVGITRITDPNTGKTKLVGDVDYDEVRQVAGYITPVPGGVGPMTVAMLMHNTFTAAKNLAAASTKS from the exons ATGGCTCATGTTATTGATGGAAAAGCTGTAGCAGCAGAAATTCGTGCTGAAATTCGCAAAGATATTGAAGAGTTTGTGGAAAAGGGGAATAGAAAACCCCATTTAACGGCTATAATCGTGGGTGACGATGTGGCCAGCCAAACGTATGTACAAATGAAAATGAACGCCGCCAAAGATGTTGGCATCACCAGTGAAACTAAACGTTTGCCCGCCGAAGCTACTGAAAAGGAACTCCTAGATCTTATAGAAAGTTTAAATAATGATAAAAGCGTTGATGGTATTTTAGTGCAATTGCCAGTTCCTGATCATATGAACGAACGTAAAATATGCAATGCGGTTATATgtgagaaagatgtcgatggttTTAATGTCTTCAATGTGGGCCGTATGTGTTTGGACATGAATTCAATGATACCTGCAACGCCCTTGGGTGTTATTGAATTAATAAAACGCGCTGGCATAGAGACTTTCGGCAAAAATGCTGTGGTAGTGGGACGTTCTAAGAATGTCAGCATGCCAATTGCCATGCTAATGCATGCAGATGGTCGCAATGAGACAAATGCCATGGATGCAACCGTTACCATTTGCCATCGTTTCACACCACCCAAGGAATTGGCCAAATACTGTTCCATGGCTGATATTATTATAACGGCCACCGGTGTACCAGGTTTGATAACCAAGGAGATGGTAAAACCGGGCGCATGTGTAATAGATGTGGGTATAACTCGTATTACGGATCCAAACACAGGCAAAACTAAATTAGTAGGCGATGTTGATTATGACG AAGTTCGACAAGTTGCCGGCTACATAACTCCAGTCCCCGGCGGTGTTGGTCCCATGACGGTCGCCATGTTAATGCACAACACCTTTACAGCAGCCAAAAACTTGGCCGCCGCCTCCACTAAGAGTTAA